In Kaistella sp. 97-N-M2, the sequence CTTTGGTGACTTGCGCAAAATTTTTGAAAAAATCCTCAATTTCTAAACCTAATTTCTGCGCTTTTGATATGGTTTTCTCCGTTACAAAAAGCATGGAGTTCCGGGGAATAAGAAGCGGAAACGGAAGAGCCAGGAAATTAAAATAATCTTTCAGTTCCAGCCAGTACATTATTTCGGCATTTCCGCCAATGTATGCGAGATTGGGAAGAATAGTTTCCTGATAAACGGGCCGCATTAAAGCATTTGGACTGAATTTTTCGGGATGTTCTTCCAGTTCGCGCAAGAGCTCTTCCGGCGAAAATTTTATTTCTGTATCAACAATGTTATATTTATCGTTGGCGAATTCAATTCTGTTGCGTGTTTCCGAGAGGTAAAAAAGGTTGATTTCCCGCGGATTTACTTGAACTTTTCCATATTCGGTGGCGAGGTGGTCGACCGTATATTTTGTGGTTTCGAACAAATTTTGATGCAGCAGTTCATTTCTGAAAGTATCTTTCATCTGCGCTTTTAAGGAAGCATCATCACCATCGATGATGAGCAAACCGTGCTCCGCAAATAATTCCTGCACTAAAATGCGCGTAGCTTGCGAAAGGGAATTTCCTTTTTTGTAGGCTTTCTTTAAAAGTAAAATCAATTCCGTCCCAAAAACTGAATCTTTAAATTCTTCTTCGAACTGCGTAATAAAAAACTGATCGTCCACGGTAATATTTCCAACAGCGCCGCCCGATTTTGCATGCGTTTCGTAGTATTGGCTTTCCGTTTTAAAATGGTTGATCTCTTCAAAATCGTGATCTTCGGACGCCATCCAAAACACGGGAACCGTTTTTCTTGCGGGAAACTTTTCGTTGAGAAAGTCCGCCAGTTTGATGGTCTGCAGAATTTTATAAATAAAGAAAACGGGACCGCTGAAAAGATTAAGCTGATGACCGGTTGTCACCGTGAAGGTATTTTGATCCGTCAAAAAGTTCAAATTTGCATTTTGCTTTTCGGACAGGGACGAAGTGGAGTGTTGCTTTTTTAAAACAGCGGACAATAATTCTCTTTTCGCGGCAGAAAAAGAGTTTTCCTTCTTCTGAAACTGGTTTTCAACATTTTTAAGATTAAAAACTTGCTCTTCAAAAGCCGGAATTTTCTGCGTCAGGAAATCTTTGATGAGCTTCGGAATGCCGTCAATATTTAAAAAAGATATGGTGGAAATTTTTTTCAAAATAATTTAGGAGAATAAGTACCAAACAATTCCCAAATTCAGGCGGAAATCGTAGATTGGATAATTAGGTGCGGTAAAGGATCTGTTTTTCATAAACGTATTGTTAATATGCTGCGCTTCGATAAAAAAGAACATGCGCTTTACTTTCATGTTGAAATAAACATCGGCGATAGGTTGCCCACCGATAGACGTAGAGGAGGAATTCGGTAAAATAAATTCGTTCAACACGGGGAAATATTCGCGCGAAGCAAATTTGGTGAAATAATAAACCTTAATCCCGGCCTGGATTTCTGCGGCGTCCTTAAAGGCTTTGGACTGCCAGTAAAGGTTTGCTCTGCCGATAAAATTGGGCATGGGCAAAAGATCTTTATTGTTGATGGCACTTTGGAACAGCACTTTCGGATTCAAGTGAAACTTGCCGTAAGAAAAGGTTGCTTCGCCACCGATCTGAGAAATATTCAAAGCGACACTGCTTTGCCGGGGAAGCGCCTCTGCATTCAGATAGGTGTAATGATCGATCCGAAAATAGGTACCCGAAAGAATCGTGTTGAACCATTTCAAATTAACGTCGCCGCCAATCTGCGTCACAGTTTCATTGTCTGGATTTTCCAGATAATAATTAAATTTTCGGTACACCGACGGATTCAGGAGCAGATTAAAACTGGGAGAAGCACTTTGGAAATTTACTTTTGCCTGCACGAAATAATCTTTCACGGGTTCGAATTTCAGCAAATTCTGAGAGCGGAAATAACTGCCAAATTCGCTGCCGCCCGATATTTCGAGATTGGAGTTGAGCGCTACTTTATTCCAAAGGTTAATTTGAAGATTTCCGACGGCGCCAATTCGGCTTTCCGAAAGTTCCTGCGGAATGTTA encodes:
- the bshC gene encoding bacillithiol biosynthesis cysteine-adding enzyme BshC, which codes for MKKISTISFLNIDGIPKLIKDFLTQKIPAFEEQVFNLKNVENQFQKKENSFSAAKRELLSAVLKKQHSTSSLSEKQNANLNFLTDQNTFTVTTGHQLNLFSGPVFFIYKILQTIKLADFLNEKFPARKTVPVFWMASEDHDFEEINHFKTESQYYETHAKSGGAVGNITVDDQFFITQFEEEFKDSVFGTELILLLKKAYKKGNSLSQATRILVQELFAEHGLLIIDGDDASLKAQMKDTFRNELLHQNLFETTKYTVDHLATEYGKVQVNPREINLFYLSETRNRIEFANDKYNIVDTEIKFSPEELLRELEEHPEKFSPNALMRPVYQETILPNLAYIGGNAEIMYWLELKDYFNFLALPFPLLIPRNSMLFVTEKTISKAQKLGLEIEDFFKNFAQVTKEILLKNNDLLSLLNKDESFLKEHFEELASSAEKTDPTFGNLVKAEKTRQLKSFIRMRKRLLRAEKIKQKEKLQRLENLFLTIHPGKNWQERSYNFSVFYSDYGKEWLQSCYEGIDVQNSELIIFTI